One region of Crateriforma spongiae genomic DNA includes:
- a CDS encoding type III pantothenate kinase: MSVQAYHPSAASWQPPGGIVAVDLGNTAAKVLISDALAGIRPFGSDHVSPLSRSFAIDAGPWTDQAIDWVRQHAPAVHQWRLASVNRGAASRLQSDILKRFPGADVVRVVHDRVPVTSDLAAPQRIGIDRLLCAFAAGLADPGPPQRATTLVDAGSAVTVDFLDDQGIFRGGAILPGLNLQARSLATGTDLLPQIDWISETSLQSPGKDTVAAIRLGILSGVAGAIDRLATRYGTDRVLITGGDATAIAPHLSVRHRVCHDMVGVGILACRCWSPSESASGPTDPPPDPADATPSQRHC, translated from the coding sequence TTGAGCGTCCAGGCATATCATCCGTCGGCCGCATCGTGGCAGCCGCCCGGAGGGATTGTGGCGGTCGACTTGGGCAACACGGCCGCCAAGGTATTGATCTCCGACGCATTGGCGGGCATTCGCCCTTTTGGTTCCGATCACGTTTCACCACTGTCCCGGTCATTTGCCATCGACGCCGGACCGTGGACCGACCAGGCAATCGATTGGGTGCGGCAGCACGCGCCGGCGGTGCATCAGTGGCGTCTTGCCAGCGTCAACCGCGGGGCCGCGTCACGACTGCAGTCGGATATTTTGAAACGATTCCCCGGCGCCGATGTGGTGCGGGTGGTTCACGACCGTGTGCCGGTCACCAGCGACCTGGCGGCCCCCCAGCGGATCGGAATTGATCGTCTGTTGTGCGCCTTTGCGGCCGGTCTGGCCGACCCCGGCCCCCCGCAACGTGCCACGACCTTGGTCGATGCAGGTTCAGCGGTCACGGTCGATTTTCTGGACGACCAGGGAATCTTTCGGGGCGGAGCCATTTTGCCGGGGTTGAATCTGCAGGCACGTTCTTTGGCGACCGGGACGGATCTGTTGCCCCAAATCGACTGGATCAGCGAAACGTCATTGCAGTCGCCCGGCAAGGACACCGTCGCGGCGATCCGGCTGGGCATCTTGTCGGGCGTTGCCGGAGCGATCGACCGGCTGGCGACCCGATACGGCACCGATCGGGTGCTGATCACCGGCGGCGATGCCACCGCGATCGCGCCGCACCTGAGTGTCCGCCATCGTGTCTGTCACGACATGGTGGGCGTGGGCATCCTGGCGTGCCGCTGTTGGTCGCCATCGGAATCAGCGTCCGGCCCCACCGATCCACCGCCCGATCCGGCCGACGCCACGCCGAGCCAGCGACACTGTTGA
- the ygfZ gene encoding CAF17-like 4Fe-4S cluster assembly/insertion protein YgfZ, which yields MIYVLNQPTIVDLCGADADQILHNLTTADVRALAVGQGCESFITDVRGKTLHHVMVYRTDQGFRLVGPGGESAKDPQTSFCQRLVDHCDRYIIREDATPTIVEGDWRLWVADPESAAGLNDSWHDCSWLGPGSRMCWSTDDASVSLDGPVGDQAAFHWHRVIAGFPWYGIDLDDSNLPQEADRDSQTISFTKGCYLGQETVARLDALGQVQRKLVHWAIGPADDSQTMTSGDPEPVAVTVPTGTTLLAGAKKVARLTSLATLRPPNGVAESAVEKFRSMTQSISFPVAAVAMGFARRSHFDPGARAEGSDAAGQPIQGEVLAVPHE from the coding sequence ATGATTTACGTTCTGAACCAACCCACCATCGTTGACCTTTGTGGCGCCGACGCGGACCAGATTTTGCACAATCTGACCACGGCGGACGTGCGTGCGCTTGCCGTCGGCCAGGGCTGTGAATCGTTCATCACCGACGTCCGCGGAAAGACGCTGCATCATGTCATGGTGTATCGAACGGACCAGGGATTTCGTTTGGTCGGCCCCGGTGGCGAATCGGCCAAGGATCCCCAAACATCGTTTTGCCAACGCTTGGTGGACCACTGCGACCGTTACATCATCCGCGAAGACGCCACCCCGACGATCGTCGAGGGCGATTGGCGACTGTGGGTCGCCGACCCGGAATCTGCCGCCGGTTTGAACGATTCCTGGCATGATTGTTCGTGGCTGGGACCGGGCAGTCGGATGTGCTGGTCCACTGACGACGCGTCCGTTTCACTGGATGGGCCTGTCGGTGACCAAGCCGCGTTTCATTGGCACCGCGTCATCGCCGGATTTCCCTGGTACGGCATCGACTTGGACGATTCGAATCTGCCTCAGGAGGCCGACCGCGATTCCCAGACGATCAGCTTCACCAAGGGCTGTTATCTGGGGCAAGAAACCGTGGCCCGCCTGGACGCGTTGGGCCAAGTCCAACGAAAACTGGTGCACTGGGCGATCGGGCCGGCGGATGATTCACAGACGATGACCTCCGGCGATCCAGAACCAGTGGCGGTCACCGTGCCGACCGGCACCACGCTGCTGGCCGGTGCAAAGAAGGTCGCACGGTTGACCAGCTTGGCAACGCTGCGGCCGCCGAACGGCGTCGCCGAATCGGCGGTCGAAAAATTTCGATCCATGACGCAATCCATCTCGTTTCCCGTCGCCGCCGTGGCGATGGGTTTCGCCCGGCGAAGCCACTTCGACCCCGGCGCACGTGCCGAAGGATCCGATGCCGCCGGTCAACCGATCCAGGGTGAAGTATTGGCCGTGCCCCATGAATGA
- a CDS encoding ECF-type sigma factor, protein MNDPQTESSEEFLAQLERVRQGDDEATAQLWHRYFAPLVRLAAGRLPTSLRRTGDEEDIALSAFNSFIAGIRRDQFPDLSGPDNLWGLLITLTSRKVHAHLRHHTRQKRGGGSVRGESVFIDPAGEKRNNGIGGVSDDLGPPDLQVELAEACDTLLEQLDDDQLRQIAVMRMDGFLVDEIAQRLQLSKRAVERRLQLIRRIWSEQAESATTDDAQD, encoded by the coding sequence ATGAATGATCCGCAAACGGAATCGTCCGAAGAATTTTTGGCTCAACTGGAACGGGTCCGCCAAGGCGATGATGAAGCGACGGCACAACTGTGGCATCGCTATTTTGCTCCTCTGGTGCGTTTGGCCGCCGGCCGGCTGCCGACCAGCTTGCGTCGAACCGGCGACGAAGAAGACATCGCTTTGTCGGCCTTCAACAGTTTCATCGCCGGAATCCGCCGCGATCAATTCCCCGATCTCAGCGGCCCGGACAACTTGTGGGGCCTGCTGATCACCCTGACCAGCCGCAAGGTGCACGCCCATTTGCGGCACCACACACGGCAAAAGCGGGGCGGCGGCAGCGTCCGGGGGGAATCGGTTTTCATCGATCCGGCCGGCGAAAAACGTAATAATGGAATCGGCGGAGTGTCCGATGACTTGGGCCCCCCCGATTTACAGGTCGAATTGGCCGAAGCCTGCGACACGCTGCTGGAACAGCTGGATGATGACCAGCTGCGCCAAATCGCGGTGATGCGGATGGACGGGTTTCTGGTTGACGAGATTGCCCAACGTTTGCAACTAAGCAAGCGGGCCGTTGAACGAAGATTGCAGTTGATTCGTCGTATCTGGAGCGAACAAGCTGAATCAGCGACGACGGACGACGCTCAGGATTAA
- a CDS encoding serine/threonine-protein kinase: MTKQLSDLTASELARLDAICLEFEDMLRKGVNNVDDLIASFLDRFDGSSSEMSPDPILLKQELELVAREYAGDDSPRPVMDASRGAFGLPPVDDTPGASTGSAGTATSPPANGPPQSGSAGISPTGHKHQAVVDDGLPHIGDTIGPYIIDGELGRGGMGIVFRATDTRLDRVVAIKMLSVGGKHHAELVERFQREAKAVAKIVHPNIVELFDVGQHNGLPYAVMEFLHGETLVDRFKQARLSTDQVRQIGVQIASALATCHASGVIHRDLKPHNVMLMHRSGGVDSRMKSISASSVADEATLVIQPDDSPTSGSGVSVSSRSNLTVKLFDFGLSRVPRGGLEVNDALPADADSPVAHDASTQGGLDDQTRAGLILGTPGYMSPEQARGEAVTPAADLFGLGCVLYEAFYGRRAFEGETSADRFAASLHKEPLYDPMRRRDDPELAEIIERCLAKSVDDRPSSAAEVAEALRIEPVADPSGSSISGFGPPPVSDATFGRRRFVESLMGGAAGLIIGGLWHQQLTAAMYDIRSLGVLTFVERGKTQETQSLRREDLGERIASEGEQLSQALVNELSKVKDLTVAKFFPLYAQNPKQYQAAARELDVDALVDGQFRRISDDTGQSKALEINLQIISGDDGKQLWGDTVLVAGGDNLLERKTMASALVKAIGRGLSSTRQSIDGLRRPKDPEVLCCLNKGEVSNDPDNVGAMRKSLACFQHALEGDPEYAESHAGVALMSVSLAGRVDGDECVSLVNKARDHIRLALTFDPDNMKAKLARAMIDWQIDFNYEPAYKALEELAPQYPNAWQVYHQWGLLSLTMSQNAIALQQLRMAVRLAPRLQSAKADVARAQWLRGQRSRASKDAQLELEERPTDVYARGLLIDLHEQIEDFAAAAAVDPEFGSPTGAVWNRSSYQKRRAQRLSAIPYGPFGKVSNQILFWQRFGNTELSSYEQFHLWSKAQSPSLPFLLARHPALLSMRTADYGREVLPRGFF, from the coding sequence ATGACCAAACAACTGAGCGACCTGACGGCAAGCGAATTGGCCCGCCTGGACGCGATCTGCCTGGAATTCGAAGACATGCTTCGCAAGGGCGTCAACAACGTTGACGACCTGATCGCATCCTTCCTGGACCGTTTCGACGGATCCTCCAGCGAAATGTCCCCCGACCCGATCCTGCTGAAACAGGAATTGGAGTTGGTCGCCCGTGAATATGCCGGCGACGATTCTCCCCGACCGGTGATGGATGCGTCTCGAGGCGCATTCGGTCTGCCTCCGGTTGACGATACCCCCGGCGCTTCGACAGGATCCGCCGGCACCGCGACCTCACCCCCTGCCAACGGGCCGCCGCAAAGCGGGTCGGCCGGCATTTCCCCCACCGGCCACAAGCACCAGGCGGTCGTTGACGACGGATTGCCCCACATCGGTGACACGATCGGCCCGTACATCATCGACGGCGAACTGGGACGCGGCGGGATGGGGATCGTGTTCCGCGCGACCGACACACGATTGGATCGCGTCGTGGCGATCAAAATGCTGTCGGTCGGCGGAAAACATCACGCGGAATTGGTCGAACGTTTCCAACGCGAAGCCAAGGCGGTCGCCAAGATCGTGCACCCCAACATCGTCGAATTGTTCGATGTGGGCCAACACAACGGTCTGCCCTATGCCGTGATGGAGTTCCTGCACGGTGAAACGCTGGTCGATCGATTCAAACAGGCACGATTGTCGACCGACCAAGTCCGCCAAATCGGCGTTCAAATCGCCAGCGCGCTGGCCACATGCCACGCTTCCGGTGTGATCCACCGCGACTTGAAGCCCCACAACGTCATGCTGATGCACCGCAGCGGTGGCGTCGATTCGCGCATGAAATCGATCAGCGCCTCTAGCGTCGCCGATGAAGCCACGCTGGTCATCCAACCCGATGACTCACCGACGTCCGGTTCGGGCGTATCGGTTTCCTCTCGCAGCAATCTGACCGTCAAACTGTTCGACTTTGGCCTGTCGCGGGTTCCCCGTGGCGGGCTGGAGGTCAACGATGCATTGCCCGCCGACGCGGATTCACCGGTTGCCCACGATGCCAGCACCCAGGGCGGATTGGATGACCAAACTCGGGCAGGTCTGATCCTGGGAACACCGGGTTACATGTCGCCCGAACAAGCCCGCGGCGAAGCGGTCACACCGGCGGCCGACTTGTTCGGCCTGGGTTGCGTCTTGTACGAAGCGTTCTATGGGCGTCGTGCGTTCGAAGGCGAAACCTCCGCGGATCGATTCGCGGCATCGCTGCACAAGGAACCGCTGTACGACCCGATGCGACGCCGTGATGATCCGGAATTGGCCGAAATCATCGAACGCTGTTTGGCCAAGTCCGTTGATGACCGTCCCAGCTCGGCCGCCGAGGTCGCCGAAGCGTTGCGAATCGAACCGGTTGCCGACCCGTCGGGTTCGTCGATCAGCGGATTCGGTCCACCACCGGTCTCCGATGCGACCTTCGGCCGTCGACGATTTGTTGAATCGTTGATGGGAGGTGCGGCCGGCCTGATCATCGGCGGGCTTTGGCACCAACAGCTGACCGCAGCGATGTACGACATCCGATCACTCGGGGTGTTGACGTTCGTCGAACGTGGCAAGACGCAAGAGACGCAATCACTGCGCCGCGAAGATCTGGGCGAACGAATCGCCAGCGAAGGCGAACAGTTGTCACAAGCGTTGGTCAACGAACTGAGCAAAGTGAAAGACCTGACCGTCGCGAAGTTCTTTCCGCTTTACGCCCAAAACCCAAAACAGTATCAAGCCGCCGCACGAGAGCTGGACGTTGACGCGTTGGTTGACGGCCAGTTTCGACGCATCAGCGATGACACGGGTCAGTCCAAAGCACTGGAGATCAATCTACAGATCATTTCCGGCGACGACGGCAAACAACTGTGGGGCGATACCGTCTTGGTCGCCGGCGGCGACAATTTATTGGAACGCAAGACGATGGCGTCGGCTTTGGTCAAAGCGATCGGCCGCGGCTTGTCATCCACACGTCAATCCATCGACGGTCTCCGGCGTCCGAAAGATCCCGAGGTGCTTTGTTGCCTGAACAAGGGCGAAGTCAGCAACGATCCGGACAACGTCGGCGCGATGCGAAAATCGCTGGCTTGTTTCCAGCACGCATTGGAAGGCGATCCGGAATACGCCGAAAGCCACGCCGGGGTGGCGTTGATGTCGGTTTCGTTGGCGGGTCGTGTTGACGGAGACGAATGCGTTTCGTTGGTCAACAAAGCTCGCGATCACATCCGCCTGGCTTTGACGTTTGACCCCGACAACATGAAAGCAAAACTGGCCCGGGCGATGATCGATTGGCAAATCGATTTCAACTATGAACCGGCCTACAAAGCCCTGGAAGAATTGGCCCCCCAGTATCCCAACGCTTGGCAGGTGTATCACCAATGGGGGCTGTTGTCGCTGACGATGTCACAAAACGCGATCGCGTTGCAACAGCTGCGAATGGCCGTTCGTTTGGCACCGCGCCTGCAATCCGCCAAAGCCGATGTGGCTCGTGCCCAGTGGTTGCGTGGTCAACGCAGCCGAGCCAGCAAGGACGCACAACTGGAATTGGAAGAACGGCCCACTGACGTCTATGCCCGAGGCCTGTTGATCGATCTGCATGAACAAATCGAAGACTTCGCCGCCGCGGCTGCCGTCGACCCGGAGTTTGGTTCCCCCACCGGCGCCGTATGGAATCGATCGTCCTACCAAAAGCGACGCGCACAACGGCTGTCGGCCATTCCGTACGGACCGTTCGGCAAAGTCAGCAACCAGATATTGTTCTGGCAACGATTCGGCAACACGGAACTTTCCAGTTACGAACAGTTCCACTTGTGGTCCAAAGCACAGTCGCCGTCGTTGCCGTTCCTGTTGGCCCGGCACCCGGCGTTGCTGTCGATGCGGACAGCCGATTACGGACGCGAGGTATTGCCGCGTGGCTTTTTCTAG